Within the Telopea speciosissima isolate NSW1024214 ecotype Mountain lineage chromosome 4, Tspe_v1, whole genome shotgun sequence genome, the region TCATGAAGGCATAagagattagaatttagttACAAAAAAATCAGTTTGGTCCTTGATTTTACTAGGATAAACCCATATTTTTGCTCCCAGACTTTTATAGCGCAACCATAGTAAAACACATATCGTATCATTGTTGTACCCGTGTTATTGTGCCAGATTTTTAATAACGTATTATTACTATATGAGCTGATTAATTGCCGTACATATTTGTTCCCATATTATTGTCGTACCCGAACATACCAACTATGGATATACCATTCAAATCCAACCCAAACTTTAGAATGTAGTCACATATGACACAGGAATTTTCATAGTAATACACAAATAGATACTACATTAAGCTCAAATCCCTAAAATAGCGAAGCTAATACAAACCACACAAACTGGAAACTCAAACAAATTCGATCCACCTAaggtaccaaaaaaaaaaccccagcaAAAACAGGTTCCAGCAACctcaaaaatgaagaaaaactcCAGCAAGAAATACCCATATATACCAATCCCTtgatatcttcttctcttttaaaaTCCCCAATACAATAAATGGAAATGAATAGTATAGTGGCCTTTTAAGGGCTGGTGGTTGCAGGTGGCGGGGAGAGAAAAGGGATTGTGGTAGGGATTGAAGGAATTGTTGTTGGGATAGTGGACAATGGAGGCAGAGCAACCTTTGGAATTGTGGGCATGGTGGGCAGTGTAGGCATTGGTGGCAATGTGGGCTTAGGCAAAGAAGAAGGTATTTGGGTACTTGGCAGGGGTGGCATTGTGGTGGGTAATGGCATGTTGGGAATGGTAGGCAAAGGAGGCACCTGGGTTGTCGGCATTGGTGGCAATGTTGCCTGAGGCAAAGACGGCATTGCCGGCAATGGAGGCATTGTTGCCTGAGGCAAGGTTGGGATGGTGGGGAGAGGCAGCACAGGGGGCGGAGCTGCTGTATCCAATAGACGGCGAGCCGCTGTTCTCATACTAATGCTTGACAATGACAGGGCCATGATCAAATACAGAAGGAAGGAGTGTCTTGAAGAAGCAGCCATGGTCGGAAGATTGATAAATATCAAGTGCTCAGGTGCAAGAAGCCTACTATAGAAGAAGTGATGATTTTTCTGTGAGATGAGAAGAATGATAACAGGTGATGGGGTTTTTATAGATAACCATAAAGATAGATGGAACCAATGGGAACTAGAAGAAACAAAGAGTAAGTTtgttgagatttagttgagagcagaggagagagagaagtggtTGTTGGTAGTTTACCTCCTCATCTACAGCTTTAGAAATGTCAAATACGAAAGTACGGAGTTGAAAACTAACTCAAAACTCACATTGCCCTGTGTCTTTCTGTTACGTTTTGGTATGACTCTTAAGCGGGTTGGGCCGTAAGTCTCAGGTTTGGCACAGGAAAAACCCTTGGGGGTCTCTATTGGTGAGTGGTGAATGGTGATCACACCGACTCAATTGACATCCCTAACTAGGGGTGCTGAGTACTGAAATGGTTTCAAGCTTTTTCTTTCTAATGAATCCGCTTGTCCACATTGGCCAGTTGGTAAGCCAAAGATACTAATACCAATACACGAGCCTCCCACCATTGCaaggtctagggagggtcataatgtacgtagtcTTACCCTGGTTTGTAGAGAGATTGTTTTCAGACTCAAATCCACACTATCTAGAAAGTCATTCCTTAGAAATTATTAAGGTATAAAGCAGCAGGCCAGCCTAACGCCCAATGCCCACCAGGTGCTCATAAAGCAACAAGCCAGCCTGGCGCCTAGGATGTCGCAGCAGGGTTAAGCAATGTTGTCTTTTCCAAAGGCCAAAAGTGCATAAatactagggatgtaaatggatcgaattcggtcggatagtggcattatcatattcttATCAGATTAAATTCGGATggatttggaaaatattttatcgattttcggacggattcagataatttaccgtttttatgatgaaggttagggttgagacttgagagttcaataaTTACcattttttctacttttttagtttttggattttcttacgtttttttacttttgattttatcttgtatttattctAATAGATATATGAtttcatgtatcacattgcataaaacaatatatatataagccaatagcaaatctagaaaaagaatcacattatcttaacttataaatttataaaaataagataaccaaatccaataaggtaacttaaaaggataaacgaacacagagatatattttagatattttattacagTTGGATTgttaaacgaatcggataataatcgatcggataggagtattatcatattcatatccgtCCGAAAGTCGAATCCGATTAGtttcgaacggattcgaatTCTCCTAATAAATGGATACAAACATGGATCGAATACAGATTctaatatccatttacatccttaataAATACTGGCTGGGGTGGGCCTTCCTTAGCCCAGCCCTCTTAGGAAATAAATCCTCACCAGCACGCCAGCTGCCCCTCCAGCATAGATCCAACGTCTGGAGAAACTCAGGGTGCGTGCCTGGGTGCCTCCAACAGTTAGATCCGTGCTGGAGAGGATTCGGGTCTGCCCTCTTACATCCCTAGGATTAATAACTTTGGAGAAAATGAGTGATTATTCTCAAGCAAAATCCATTCCCCATTCTTACGTATTAATTCTACTTTGCAAGATGGTattgttgtttttatttaaaagtgTAAATTACATCAGGTCCTCATGTTCAGTATTTTTACAAATTGGGGAAGGTTTTCTCACACTACTGGTGTAGGAGGAATCTCCCACACCTCACCAACAGCAACAACCAGTACTGTATTGCCAGTTGGCCCCATAATTGTcaagaaagagaatgaataaACCTTATGAAAAGGTGTCGTACCTTATGCAGGCAGTGTGGGGAGAGAGAAGGGATTGTGGTATGGATGAAAGGAATTTAAGGGATATGGTTGTTGGGAGAGTGGGAATGGAGGCAGTGCAACCTTTGGAGTTGTGGGCATGGTGGGCAGTGCAGGCATTAGGGGCAATGTGGGCTTAGGCAAAGAAGAAGCTAGGCACCTAGGCAATGTGGTGGGCTTTGGAAGGTTGGAAATAGTGGGCAGCGGAGGAAGCTGGGTTGTCGGCATTGTCGGTAATGGAGGCAGTGTGGCCTTCGGCACGGTTGGGATTATGGCTGTGTGTTATTGGTGAAACTTGATCTCAGCTGGGAAATACTCTTGATTCTTCCCCAATGTCGGCGGTCCTAGGTGCACGACTCCAACTTCTGATAGTGTGATAGTGGAAGTTCTTTATGCTAGGGTAATTTTTTCTATATTGTTTGTAATGAATAAAACCCTATATATAGGGTATCATCTAGTAAGGAGGGTAAGGGTTATGGATTTTGAAATTTCTTCATCAAAATAGTTGAAGTTTTGGTTTATCGCTCAGCTGTGGATGTAACAACATAACCCATCTTAAGTTACATTTCTCAGGTTGCGGATTGGGCCTACCATGGTTTTAATGCATTATATTTGCTAGAACCGTAAATGCTTTACATCTCATGATGAATATGTTGGGCTTTCATGCGAAAGTAATGATCTACATGGAAACTTATAAGGATTTGGGTAACCTCTCCTTAATGGTAGTTTTTAAAGATGGGTTTGAGTATAACAATTTTGCAAATCTTCTTATTTTCTACTTATTTTTTAATCAActtaaaattttctcttttcaattGATCATTGTGCGAAACGTACCAATACAATCATTTCACTTCCCAGTTCCCATCACCTATAGTTAGGGGTgtccaaattgagaccaaattGGGTAAATCGTcctgaaccaaaccaaaatggCTCAGATCGAACCACACCGATGGCTTATTGGACAGATTTCAGATtagggtattatgaccccgAAACTGAATCGAACCACATCAAAACTGAAACCAGATCAAAATCTAAACTAAAACCATATATAACACTGAATCCATCCgtccaaaaccaaaacccactCCAATAATAAAACGATACAAAATctaacaaaatcaaaaccaagcTTTCCttattgatttgatttagaatttactactcattgacacccttacctgcAGCCAGAGAAAGAGATATGTTTAATTTGGCACAAGgaaaggaggggagggggagtggGTGTATTGTCAGTTGTCACACACCAATCTTTCTGAGATTGCTGAGTCACACAGATTTAAATCTCTTTGCCATGTGACTCATATACCACACCAATCCAAATGATGTGTAATATGTGGAGCTATCCATTGCCGACGTGATCATGGTTTCCTCTTCCTTATGGTGATTAATTATGCTAATATTATCTTATTATACAAAGAGACGAAATTTTAAAAATGAATGGCTATCAATATTTCAACTAAGTAGAGCAAGTACACCCACTTAATCTAGTGTGCACCATAGAAGCACACTTGCTGTAGCTTCCTTTACTTTTCAGCTCCTTGGGTCCCATAGCCTTTGATAATTGATAATGTTTTATCCTCAAGAGAGTGTGTTGTCCATGTCattatgtatttcctttttattttttatttattttgtgagATTATAAAATAAAGACCAACTTATCTTAAACGTTTTTTATACTATGAGCACATTTCGAATCGGGCATTTTTATTCATGTTGAGAATGGAATGGATCCACAATTTACATATATGACCATatgaaataattatatataaggAAGAACATGTATACTAAAAACACATGCATCTACTTTGGTATATATAAATGGGAGAGGAATTTTTACGACATTAAAGTGTAGATTCTCACCAATAGAACACCTTCTCTATAGTGAGAAGTCACTAAtactttcttccattttcttttggatCTCCTATAAACATCATTcaaactaggggtgtaaatgaatagtcgaaatccgtttccatatctgtgtctgtatccgtttagcactattcgaatccatccgaaagctaaacggatgcagatacgAATAGGTTATaactatccgaaaaactatatttgcatgtaaacggataaactattcgatccgtatccgtgtccgtatccgtttagcactatccaaatccgtccgataACTAGTTAGATgaggatatagcactatccgaaccaAATCTGATCTGTTTATAACCCTAATTCAAACCCCTCAATCAAAAGAAATCCCTTGACCACGGATCGCGGTCCTTTGGCACCCCACCCCTCTAGAATTGTCATTAAGATATTTTGTCGTCGAGAGGTAGGAACTTGGAAGGAGACATTGCACAACACTGACTTTCCACGGGTTTTAAATTCTCTTCACACATTAATAGAAACGTGTTTGGAGCTACTTTTACAtcaataatcatcaacaaataacGGTGGTCTCTCAATCGAAGGTTTCTTTTCAGGTTCTATTTGCCGCGCTTACGCTATTACCATAGAAAGAGAGatatcaaaattaaattttgcttttAAATTGACAAAAGATGGTAAGACGTCCGACATAgacataagggtgtcaaattgaaaaccaaaatttGATATGGACTGAATAACCAAAATCGAACTGAACCACTTACAATTTAATTATAATTTGGAACTAAGAACAGAATCGAGACGGGACTTGGTTATTTTTTCAGATCCAGCATAAAAATCAACGGTTAGAATCAAAAGCAAACTGAATTTGACTACCAATATATTATagtttattaatataatataatactaataaaattAGTCAGTCAAACTACAACAACAAATTAGTCAGTCAAGCTTAGCATTTAATCCAAATAAATGGACGGTCCACCTTTCACAATCAAACCATTTTCCGTATAATTTTCTTTATGGCTTAAAATATTGGACCCCTCAAGGCCCCAACCCACAACCGTGATCTACCGGCTCCTTTCAATGCTTTCTTGACCCATACACCCTTTCTCTCTGCTCTTCATTGGTTGATCTTGATGGTTTATTTTAAACTTATATTTGAAACCTATTTCCATTAAAGTCTTAAAATCTAAAATCAGTCATGATATTGTTCTTCATGGATTCCGTTTCGAATAGGATGGAATCGGTCAAGAATCAGACGAAacactaaaaaataaagaagaaccaaatattTCTatataactttaaaaaaaaaaaaaatttgagtttttaattttaaaaacatgTAGATCTAACTAAAACGTCTACAAGATGTTagttttcttgattttttgatattttattgattaaaagaagaaaaaatgtcCAAAAATAAGTTCATTATCGATTCTAAAATGGTTTTGAAATTGACATTAAATAAGAATTGAGGTCCAtcaatttcaattcaaatcGGTTAATTTATCAATAAGGAGGAGCAGAAATCATGATGAACAGCTTCGGTCTCACCCACCCATCTTTTggccattttttatttctcctcaAATGTTGGATTGTTACCCGGATTTTTAACATGCAATGGGAATTCACTAATGGTTGTACTTAAATCAACAACGGGCGACAACACTAGTGGTTCGATCAAATTACCTATGTCCACAGTAAGATGAGATCTGTTAcattatcaatggagaataggattGCAACCACTCGTCCTCACTCCTCTCTCAAATTTACAAAGAATGAACTTGCtataatttataatattttatagaTACACTTTACCGAAACACCCATATAACACTTCGGGCCCTACAATTTCTTAATGATCTTTCAGAATCAGCCCACAAATGCAAGCGACATAATACAAGACATCTTACCTCCCAATAGTGTGTATGTGTTTgctaatttttccttttaaaaaaatatgtaaaTAAATGAAGGTAGAAGGTTCCCCATAATGTTAGTGTGGGGAAGAATCTATACGTCATACTAATGGTTGCGTGCAAAAagtatcatccacatgggaCTCACATATTTAGAATAAGAGGcaaaaaataatagattaaaagaaaaaatatgtgCAAGAAAATTTGCATTCTGGCATCATAGGGAAGTCTTTCCCATAAAGGAATCAATCAATGAAGGTAAAAATTTACCTCTTTGAATTGATGAAGATAACTAATTAAGTACACAAAATTTGGTTGCAGTAATATTTGTTAGGATTGAGTTTTCCTGAAGCCATGATGAAGGAGGAGTTCCTTGATCGATGACCATCATTGCATTTGGTTTGGATGAGTGTCTTGAAATAGTGAAGGGTATTTTAAACCTCAACATATAGGGgactaattttttttgggaaaagggtCTCTGAGCCTAAGGCATACATTGCGCCTCCTCAtattgaattattttattttattttttaaaagagaaaattaataaataaagaattgatATGCGAGGGTGTAGAGTACCTCTccctgcttgctcagagaatactctcccatttttcttatataaaaaaaaaaaggattaattGGTTATACATTAAAACATCTATGTAAGTGTCCATAACCTAATATGAAATTCATTCAATTGTGTAGCTTGTAATGCCTATTTCACCCTTTTCAATATAGGACCactgtctttttatttttctttttttgggtagtaGGACCACTGTCAATTGCCTTGAAATATTGttaccaaaataaaacataaagaaaAGATGAAATACCTGAGAAAAGTAAGTTTTGTGAGAATGTTTAAGTTGCTAACCTTTTCTAGGAGTCTCTCGTGCTCATCCAATAGGGGCGGGGTGGTTATTTTGCCAACCCTATGTTTGAGTGTAGGATCGGGATCCTCTGTTGTCATCTGCCTGTGCAGTCGGCGTGCAGCTTCACACAGACAAGACATGGATCCCACATGGACCCCACCCTGGCAGGATGCTCGAGCAatgggtagggcggtcattttgcccctgcATGTATGAGGCTGTACGCCGGCCGCAcgagaggatccaaatccttggGTGTAAGTCGTAGGGGCACACGACCAAGCAACGTtctttttttcctagttttaaATAAATGTTTTAATTGATGTTCAATTTGGTTATTtattagttattttaatttatgttaaatatgaaaatttatataatatttttaatttatgtttgttATGTAAGAGAGATATGTATTGTTTGATAAGGATgatattattgtaattaatataaaatagggaagaacagattatatcaaacaccattttcgatttgaacagCGTTCTTGAGATCGTTACTAAACagtcattttcggtctcagaacgccgttccaGACCAGAAATACCAATCAAGAACGAACGTTCATTGTTTAGACcattaccaaacgcagcctaagtgTTTAAATATAAAGCAAGTTTCATATAACCTTGCCTTTTGCTATACTTGTCCGTTCAGCTTTTTGAAAACACTTTATATCTCTTCATGAAGGATTCATAAAGACCCATGTATTTTCAATATTAAAGACCTTGTACCATATCTTTAGTTTCTAAGGGCTCTTTGCGTTTCTTCTTGAAGGCTCTCAACCGGTATAAATGGAATGGACTTCTAGCCTATTGAGCACCAAGTTCCTCCAATTTActctttacttattttcttttttgctttctcttactttcttttttgctttcttcttattttcttttttgctttttcttaCTTCTCTTATCTCTATTATTGGCATAGCATCTATCAGATCCATGTAgtcgatcccatttagttgggatacgGTTATGATTGTTGTTATTGTTTATTGTTTTATAGATTGAAATTTCACTCTACTTTTGTTTTTAAAGTTTTTTCAAGTCAAATTTTGTTGAAGTGTTTTCTTTTAGTTTGATCATAATAGTAGTGTTCTAAAGGGTTTAGTAATTGAATGCACGTTAATTGGAAGAGCCAATGGACTGTTTTATATTGGAAGGATATTCACAATACACTCACAAATATTCATTTAAGCTTGATTTATAAATATTCTCATATATTTTCtactaaaagaaaatgaaagaaaaataaaatatatgtgTCCTAttccaaataagaaaaaatacaaaattgtaTCTTATCTTGATAagaccatgaagtggcacttttCCCTTGGATATGCTCATCGGATATGAATTTGGACACTTTGCTTCTACTCcatttaaatgaattttttttcttccatggtaCTTATCACTCTTGGATATATAAAAATGACAAAGTGAGAAGGGGGGACAATTGAATTATGATAGAGAAAGAAGGCAATGTTAAGCCAAATAGAACCATAAAAACATTACAAATATGTTACAATCACCTTCTAATTCTTTCTATGTAAATGCATGTGTCATGCTGTATATAGCCAATATAGGTAAAAGCATTCTTGTGTGGataatacttcaaaataatattatataGTGATTATGATTTTATAGTAGGAAGACATGATGGGACATATTGTCTGGTCCTAGTGATGATTTTTATTGAGCTGTAATAAATATCTTATCAAATCATTGATAAGCATTTGGCACCATGCCCTTCAAAGCCAAGTAGGCAACTAGGAAAAAGAATGATACAAAACCTTATAAATCCATGCTTTTAacaaaagagatttttttttattgacattactcaaggtgttaaataatttataaattttttttaatctttttaattatcatatatgttttttttctaatgagAGTAATAAGCATTTTATATATGTACTCGAAAAATATACATAACAATACTATAATGATTTATCACttctaaattatttttgaaaatcatttatactcttattttaaattttttttttttttgggtagaagagaATCTATTGATAAAACAAAATGGATTCCTAGTATCCTAGGATTGGCAAACCCCTTctagattttagtattttttccaaaatatgctccaatggaaaattatctctaaTTCCTTGCTTGGCCCAGTTCCctaatgcctctaataaaaagaggggggggCGGAGGTAGATCCCACCTGGgtaggggtggaatggtcattacGTCCCTcttatttgagggcattgggAAACTGGGCTGGATAGGAAATTGGAGGGGGAGATCCATTCTCCAATATCCTTGCTGCATTTGAACCCACCACGATGAATGAATTCCCATTCAAAGTGCCTGAAAGGAACCTTGGCccaattctaaatacacctattgAGGTGTTATTCAAATATTCCCTTAACAAAACCCACATGTTTAAAAAAGATTATGGATAACTAAATTTGGGTTAGTTTCACCCTAAAGAGGGaattgggattttttttgtcaaatcaaGACTAAGTCAGGCCAGGGCAGGCCAAGCCTAAGAAAGGGCAATTAAGGAGAACCGGTCATACTATAGCATATTCTCTCGTATAATCTTATTCTAAAGTCTAAACATGAAAAATGGAAACCAGAGAGAGAATCCGAAATCCCAACTGGGGAGGGCAATGTGATTGGTGGGACCCACAAACGCGTAATAAACCCCTTCCTTCCTGTTTCCTTTGCCAGTTGGACTGTTAGACCGTGTTCTCTGTGGCTGTCTGTggcctctataaatactcactCGCCTCCTCCGGCTGAAACCCGAAAAATTATCGCTCGGCAGATGTGTTTGTTTCCATAGCATATGTCTCAGAGAATCAACGTTCCTCATTCTTCTTGTACAGCTTTTGGCCTCCATTCTCATCTCCTGGTCTCCAGTGAGATGAACCCTAATTCCAACTGGTCCTATAATTGTTCTTCTTCTGATTCTTAgttcccctctccccctttctctaTCGAATTCGTTCCCATTTTTCCTCTCGTTCTTGGAAGAGGGTTCCTAAAGAACCGCAAGAAAACACCACCATTGTTGTTGAAAACTCAGTTTATTAGTTGAGTCAAATCAAACCCAGATCTTTCAGATTGCAAGATGGGTCTCAAAGGTTTCGTAGAAGGAGGAATCGCCTCGATCATTGCAGGGGTTTCGACCCACCCACTCGACCTCATCAAGGTCCGGATGCAGCTCCAGGGAGAGTCCCATGTCCCCAACCGAGCAACCATTCAGACTCTACGTCCTGCTTTGGCCTTCAACGGCTCCTCTGCAACCGTCGCCGCTCCAAGCATCATACACGCTCCTCCGCCATCTCTACCACCTCGAATGGGCCCCGTCGCCGTCGGCGTCAAAATCTTCCAGACTGAAGGTGTCGCCGCCCTCTTCTCCGGCGTTTCTGCAACCGTCCTCCGTCAGACACTTTACTCCACCACTCGCATGGGGCTCTACGACGTTCTCAAGCAAAAATGGACCGACCCCAACTCAGGAAACATGCCACTCTTGCGCAAGATATCAGCAGGCCTCATCGCCGGCGGAATCGGCGCTGCCGTCGGCAACCCAGCTGATGTGGCCATGGTGCGCATGCAAGCCGACGGGCGGCTGCCGGCGGCACAGCGCAGGAATTACAAGAGCGTTGTGGATGCGATCACGCAGATGACGAAACAAGAAGGGGTCACCAGCCTGTGGAGAGGTTCGTCGTTAACGGTGAACAGGGCCATGATCGTGACTGCATCTCAGTTGGCCACGTACGATCAGGTGAAGGAGATGCTAATTGGGAATGGTGTGATGAAGGATGGGCTTGGTACCCATGTGACTTCGAGCTTCACTGCTGGATTTGTGGCTGCGGTGGCGTCGAATCCGGTGGATGTAATTAAGACGAGGGTGATGAACATGAAGGTGGAGGCAGGGGCGGAGCCGCCCTACACCGGTGCCATGGATTGTGCCTTGAAGACTGTAAGGGCTGAGGGACCAATGGCTCTGTATAAGGGTTTCATTCCAACGATCTCGAGACAGGGCCCGTTCACTGTGGTGCTGTTCGTGACACTCGAGCAAGTCCGAAAACTGCTCAAAGATTTCTGAATTCTCTGCTAGATGATGACGAAAAACATTTActcatttaaaaattaaaaatcagtAATAATTGTTTTgttattccagaattttttttccaattttctttGGGGAGTTCAATAGAATCATGAAGTCTGGGAATGGAACTAGGAATTGAAGTGGAAATTAGAGTATGAGTTAGTATTAagggttttttcttctctctgtaTAATCTATCTTGAATTGTTACATGGTATTAAATTTGAATCCATATTGGACTATTGGAGAATGGAGGCACAAGTTTAAAGATAATGAATTTGATTTCTGCTATGAAATTGATTTGCAGAATTGCAGTTTTTGTTTGCATGCTCTTGCTGATTATTACATATCTCAATTaaatgaaaaggaaataaaaaggttttctttattattttgggTTAATAGAGTGTGGTGGGCAAGTGGGATTTGGAACAACATTGTGTTTGTGGTCCATCATCTCATTCCCCTAAAAGTCTAGAAGGCTATACTAACACTAACCTTTCACTTTTAGGGGCAAGTACTATGACTCTGCTCCACTAATCCTATATACTCTCCCACCTTAATCTTCTTTTCTGATATCTGCTACCTGGTATTTTGAAATTCCCAAATTATATCTGTCCAAGTAAAACCCATCACCCCTAATCAGTTGCCCTCATCATCCTTCTCCCTGTTGCACCCCCTCTCTGCAACTCTCGCCCCATTCCTCTGTGGAACTATCGTAGCTCCCTCACTGCAATGCCAACGTACCTCTTACTTCAACCTAACCTTCTGGTCCAAGCCTGCTCT harbors:
- the LOC122660125 gene encoding protein PELPK1-like, which codes for MAASSRHSFLLYLIMALSLSSISMRTAARRLLDTAAPPPVLPLPTIPTLPQATMPPLPAMPSLPQATLPPMPTTQVPPLPTIPNMPLPTTMPPLPSTQIPSSLPKPTLPPMPTLPTMPTIPKVALPPLSTIPTTIPSIPTTIPFLSPPPATTSP
- the LOC122658484 gene encoding mitochondrial uncoupling protein 5-like, producing the protein MGLKGFVEGGIASIIAGVSTHPLDLIKVRMQLQGESHVPNRATIQTLRPALAFNGSSATVAAPSIIHAPPPSLPPRMGPVAVGVKIFQTEGVAALFSGVSATVLRQTLYSTTRMGLYDVLKQKWTDPNSGNMPLLRKISAGLIAGGIGAAVGNPADVAMVRMQADGRLPAAQRRNYKSVVDAITQMTKQEGVTSLWRGSSLTVNRAMIVTASQLATYDQVKEMLIGNGVMKDGLGTHVTSSFTAGFVAAVASNPVDVIKTRVMNMKVEAGAEPPYTGAMDCALKTVRAEGPMALYKGFIPTISRQGPFTVVLFVTLEQVRKLLKDF